A single genomic interval of Lentimicrobium saccharophilum harbors:
- a CDS encoding methylenetetrahydrofolate reductase, with amino-acid sequence MKITEHIANRRGKTLFSFELLPPLKGENFEGISQAIDPLVEFNPVAVDVTYHREEIVYRERPDGLIEKRTIRKRPGTVGISAAIKFKYNIDVVPHLICGGFTREETENALIDLYFLGIDNILLVRGDNPAGEKVFRAEPGGNYYALELVKQAVNMNRGIYLEEEIINANPTNFCIGVAGYPEKHAESPNMAADIVHLKEKVDAGADYIVTQMFFDNADFFRFEKACREAGITVPIIPGIKPLSLKSQLSALPRTFSIDLPEALVREAEKCASNQQVRQLGVEWAISQSRELIRHGVPCLHFYSMGKSDNIRAIAREVF; translated from the coding sequence ATGAAAATTACCGAACATATTGCAAACCGCCGGGGCAAAACGCTATTCAGTTTCGAACTGCTGCCTCCGCTTAAAGGTGAAAACTTCGAAGGCATCAGTCAGGCAATTGATCCGCTGGTGGAATTCAATCCCGTGGCGGTGGATGTAACCTATCACCGCGAGGAGATTGTTTACAGGGAGCGGCCCGACGGCCTGATCGAAAAAAGGACCATAAGGAAACGTCCCGGTACCGTAGGAATCTCTGCCGCCATAAAATTCAAGTACAATATTGATGTGGTGCCCCACCTGATATGCGGTGGTTTTACCCGGGAGGAAACCGAGAACGCATTGATAGACCTGTATTTCCTGGGCATCGACAATATATTGCTTGTGCGGGGTGACAACCCGGCCGGCGAAAAGGTTTTCCGGGCCGAACCCGGCGGCAATTATTACGCCCTCGAACTGGTAAAACAGGCGGTCAATATGAACCGGGGCATCTACCTCGAAGAGGAAATCATCAATGCGAATCCCACGAACTTCTGCATCGGGGTAGCAGGTTACCCGGAGAAACATGCCGAATCGCCGAATATGGCTGCCGATATTGTTCATCTGAAAGAGAAGGTGGACGCCGGCGCCGATTACATCGTTACACAGATGTTTTTCGACAATGCGGATTTTTTCCGGTTCGAAAAGGCATGCCGTGAAGCCGGCATCACGGTGCCGATAATTCCGGGGATTAAACCACTCTCCCTGAAATCACAACTCTCAGCCCTTCCCAGGACCTTCTCCATCGACCTGCCGGAAGCCCTGGTCAGAGAGGCTGAAAAATGCGCCAGTAATCAGCAGGTCAGGCAGCTTGGGGTAGAATGGGCCATCAGCCAGAGCCGCGAACTGATCCGGCACGGGGTGCCCTGTCTGCATTTTTAT